The window CCTTAAGAGCGGAGGGCTGTCGGATCTGTTAGTAGTGCTCATCACGGGGCTGTGTCTGGTGGTCTGTGGGGCTGTGCTGCTGAAGCTGGCTTTGGAGCACCACATGCCCCAGCCGGGCGTGGCCCTGAACGATATGTACATCTCTGGGGTGGTGTTGTTAGCTGGAGGGGGGGCAGCGGTAGTGGGGGTAGGGGTGTACACAGGGGTGGTGATGCTGCTGGAGAGGACCAGGCCGGGCCAGAGGTTTAGGGACAGGGCTGTGGGGCTGTTCACTATCTCTGGACGACACATGGACCAGGGTAGGAGGGAGACCACCTCTAGCCTGGCTAACCTCATCTGACCACCAGAGACATAGGATGGGACAGGTAGCCCAGACAGGAGATGACTGCGACACTCATATGGACTAGATCTGATCTGTGGGAGATGCGCACTGGGGGAGGGTTGGAGCTTATTGGCCAGCTCTGGTTTGAGGTATGTGGCCTTGTAGTTTCTGGGCCACGTTTGTTCTGAATGTGTGGGCCACATCCACCTTGCTGTCAGGGAGGGACCAATGGACATCACATTTGAAAATGGCATTTTAGCATAATGGCCATCTTGGAAAGCCACTATGTGTTCATTGAGTTGTTCATTGAGCACCCCTGTGGTTCTTAAAACAATGGAATTTTGCAGGATCATGAAATACCATGAGGAATACAGAGCTGTGTCAACACATGATATTTTTATGGTTCAAGCATGGGCCATTTTATGAGCCCAGCAGAGCACCTTTCTATGATGTGGAATGAAGAGAATCCCAGTGACACTGCACAGACACCGGACACTGAACACGGTGCAGAGATAATGATTCAGAATGTGTccaatgtaataataataatatcatccACTACAAAGCAGCAGGTGAAAAAGCTGCTGTAAGGAATAATCATATCATAGAATAATGTACCCAGCATCTCCAAACTTAATCAAAGTGATCAATGACACATTTAGTCACCTTTTCATGTCACAGGTTTACAGCAGTGTTGGGTGGTCAAAGACCTCCATAAGCAAGCTGTGTCATCACTCACTTTGCTTTGCAACGCTTACCAAGAATCTGAGGAGAACGTCCTGCATTGTTGCCATGGTTAAAGGGTACAATGTGGTTTCATTAAACAAAGCGTCTATGTGCTTGGATGCTGTTCTTGGATTTAAGttgctgtgtgttttgtgtgtgtctggcccTCGCACCTCCTTATCAGGCAGTGCATGTGAGCGGCCTGTTGCTCAGAGACAATAGGGGTCACTGAGGCGGCCATTGTTGTTGTACTGATGGTTGGGCACTCGGACAATGGACAGACTGTGGATCGTAAAAGGGCTGGCATCGCCCAGTACGGCTCACCCTtaccacactctctctcacacacacagcatcggCAGTGACTGTGCAATGAGCCAGTACAGCGTGCAATCCCTAATTGACAAGGGACTGTTCTTGGTCTCTGCTGTGCACTGCTATGGACATGCCTTCTAGGTGGTGCCAGGTATGTTTGTGTACGTATGATAGAGAGACAACAGCCACAAACAGTGATGAGAGAGAAGCCAGacggtgagagagaaagagctacaGAGATGTTCAACGTGAGCTCctgatttatttcatttttttttgtttttagaatGAGACACTCAAATCTAAAAAATAATTCAAGACAAGAAGTGATGAACAACTCAATATTTAATCAGAATAGAAAAAAGTCACTTTGCGCCTCAAATTAAGAAGTCTTGactcgctagctagctacaccACAAAAACCTAGCCAGCAGGCTAACATGCTAGCCAGAAAGATTTAGCTAGAACAAACCTAGCAAGGGGAGTTAATACAACTACATCAAATGATCAAACTGAGTGAGTAAACAAAAAGGAGCGCGGACTCTAACTTTAAACATATTCTGTATTTTTGCTGTGAAGATTTTTCACTTTTTTTTCCAGTTTCTGAGCTAAATTagagctagctagcaacagcagcagaCAAACAAAACCGGTTGCCAAGGCAATGGTGCAGAAAAAcagagcagcagtagtagcagagcCCACAAGCACCATGTCCCCACTCCCCCTCAGCGCTGAGTCCATTCTCTACTCTCCAGAGGCCAAAATTGACACAAGGAtgaaagctttaaaaaaaaaaaaaattaaactacTAAAGGGGAGGCCAGAAATCTTTTTCGCAGACCTCTACAAAAACAATAATGTGAGTAATCTCATATTTCTCCCTGACCAACCAAATGCATGGCGGTCAGCAGTCTGCTCTCACTACCCATCCATAAAGAAAGAAGGAATCTGTAATGGGTGAAAGCTGAAAGTCAAATAGACAGATGACCCTGACAGCGCCATGATAACAATTAACCTCTACAAGACTGGGGCAAAGTAACCTTAGGCTGTTTGAAACAGACTTTCAGACCattaaggagagagcagagagagaaactccaccaccatcacccccacTCTCCCCACCCAAAAAGGCACATCCAGCAACTCTCTTCCCATCAAAGTGGAGGACACGCCCAAGGAGGAGAGCGACCCCCTCAGTGCAGAGCAGGCTCAGgccctcctcaccaccatggctgccATGAGGGGTGAGTTCACCAAACTAGAGGGGGAGGTTGTCCTGCTCAGGGTGAGCGTGAGCAAACAGTAGCCAGACATCCACACCTTAGaagagctcctaaccaaggtgaggacagagcaggacagctgAAAGAGGTTCAGCAAGAGAGAGACGGACTCGAGAGAACTGGCTGATCTAAcaaaggaggtgagagagctCCAAAAAGACAGGCAGAGCAGTACAATCTGACCACACTAAGAGAggagctgcaggagagaaagaggacaggctgcaggagagaaagaggacaggctgcaggagagaaagaggacaggctgcaggagagaaagaggacaggctgcaggagagaaagaggacaggctgcaggagagaaagaggacaggctgcaggagagaaagcggataggctgcaggagagaaagaggacaggctgcagaagagaaggaggacaggctgcaggagagaaagaggacaggaggacaggctgcaggagagaaaggggacaggaggacaggctgcaggagcagTTATATCACCACTCTATGACCAGccctcacacagcagaggagcccACCTCAACCAGCCAGGCCTCCCCAAACCTGccctcacacagcagaggagcccAGCTCAACCAGCCAGGCCTCCCTAGCCCTGCCTGCTGCACTCCTCACCCCAGCCCACAGAACAGCCTCCAACTGACAGCAGCACCGGCACCgaccagccacaccccagctccaacacccaccagcccccACTACCTCCTCCAGTCCAGAATAAACACTGGCTGACATGGTCCTGTTGATGGACTCAAATGAGAAGTTTGTTCAGGAGAATACATTTTTCCCTAGACACAAAACGAGAAAGATGTGGTGCCAACAACGCAGAGTGCCATGGAGCTGCTTGATAAGGCCCAGCTCGGGTCGCCAAGCCACATAGTCATACACACCGGAAGCAACGACCTGCGTGCTCATCAGAAGAGGGTGACGACTTCACTACGGGAAGTGATTGAGAAGGCCTCTGCAATCTTCCCCAACTCAAGGAATCTTGGTGTCAACCCTTCTACAGAGGAAGGACTTCCACCCTTCCACAATCCAAAGAATAAACGCCAGCCTCTCCCGGGACTGTGCCTTGCAACCCAATGTACACCTGGCTCACCATCCCACCCTCGATCTGGACTGTGCCCTGGGACCCAATGTACACCTGGCTCACCATCCCACCCTCGATCTGGACTGTGCCCTGCGACCCAATGTACACCTGGCTCACCATCCCACCCTCGATCTGGACTGTCTCTatgaccatgttcacctgtacaggGAGACAGTCCCCATCCTTGCCAAGACTCTCAAGGACGTTGCTTTAAACCGCAACCCGATCTCTCAAAACAGGAAAAGCGGAGCAATCTCCACCCCACCGAGATAACACCCCGGACCAGAACTCTGGACCCCCCCCAGCCACGGCCACAGCACCACCAACCTCAATGCCCACCACCGCCAGCGCGGCACAGACCACACCAGCTTCAGACCCAACCAGATGAGGCCTACCACCCCCCACCGCAGACCCACACCTGGAGGAGCCAAAACCCTGCAGACAGAGCTATGCACAGTCTGTGAGAGGAGCAACTGGCCCAGCCTCCACCAATCAAATGAGTGACATTAAACAAATGCTGAGTATTTTATGCTCACGTGATAGGCCGAGGGTCATGGTAAGATGAGCACAAGAACTCCACCATCCTCACACTACATCCACGCAAGTCGCATGACACAAATGCTATCTTAAATTATAAACAAATCACATTTGCATAATAAGAGTTTACATTAATTGAAAAATCCTATTTTAATAGTTCTTGCTGGATTGTGAGTGTATAGCATTTTGAAGGTAAAGAAAAAACAGTTGTGAAATCTTTTTACGTTGCATGTTGGAATTTACAAGGCTTGAATTCCTCTGCTTTTGGGCTAAAGAGCAGAAACACAGATTAcctgaaagaaattgatgatGTTGGTATTGTAGTACTACAGGAAACATGGTGCAGAGGTGAtgtttccactggctgtccactaggttacagggagataattGTACCATCCACTAAATTAAAAGGAATcaaacagggcagagactcagggggAATGCTAATATGGTATAACTCAAAACAGGAGAATTCTTATCTGGTTAAAAATCAACAAAGAGGCTATCTTAACCGATAAAAACATCTTCCTCTGTGCGTCATACATTTCCCCCTCAGTCACCTTACTTCAATGAAGAGAGTTTCTCCATTCTAGAGGGGGAAATTAGTCACTTTCAGGCCCAAGGCAACGTACTGGTCTGTGGAGACCTGAATGCTAGAACAGCAGAAGAACTATTAACAGTCATGGGGATAAACACCTACCAGGAAGCAACAACATTTCCCTCCCCACATACCCCCACAGAAAcaactatgacaaagtgaaaaacaaaaatgGAGTACAGCTCCTGAAGCTCTgtcgaacactgggtctgtacatagtcaatggtaggctgagaggggactcttttggtaggtacaccttcagctcatcccttggcaacagcactgtagactacttcctcaccgacctaaacccagagtctctcagagccttcacagtcagcccactaacacctctctcagaccacagtaaaatcacagtgtatctgagaagagcggaacccaaccatgaagcaaTAAATGACATGGTACTAAACAGGCCTATAGATGAAGTGCAAACAGTACAGACATCTACCAAAAAGCAATTATTAgccaaaaaatacaatctctcCTGGACAATCTTTTAGCCTTAACATTCTCCTACAGCAATGAAGGTGTAAATTTGGCTGTTTGGAACATAAACTTAGATAAACTAGATTTGACGAATTAGCCTCCTTGGCTAATCTAAAGAAACATAAGAGCAAACCAGAAATAACAGATAGATTATGAAAATTGGTTGATAATGATTGGAGAAATCTCAGaaagttatttttttttaaacacagagaaccagacaacaaAAATGTTTGCCGTCAATATGGGGAAACACTGAaccaatacaaacacaccctaagaacaaaaaaggaacagcacattagaaatcagctggatggaactgaggaatccatagaatcaaaccacttctgggagaattggaatcaattaaacaaacctcatcatgaggaattgccaaaatggggatatgtggccagaacaaaaatatatacaagaaaaattacaaatccttgaatcagcagTCAGACTATCAGAATCCTGTGGATACCCCAATGACAGAAGACATTTTTGGGAAAAACTATGCACTCTCCAACCCCAAAAGGCCTGTGGAGCTGACGGTAatttaaatgaaatgatcaaataatacagaccacaaattcaaattgcTATACTcattatttgggtcaaatttgtctccatttttataGATTGGTGTGATCTTGGTTTCAAATATCGGGGAAAATACCTATAGTGAGTTAACAGCAACTTGGGGAAAATTTTCTGCAGTATCATAAATAGCAGACTACATAATTTCGTACAATtgtacaacagaccacatttacACCCTCCACACTAATAGACAAACAAGTAAACCTAAACAAAGGCAAAATTTACTTGTGTTTTGTAGACTTCAAGAAAGCATTTGTTTCAGTTTGGCAGGAAGGTCTTTTTtataaactaatagaaagtggtattggagggaaaacattatgttattaaatcaatgtacactaaaaacaaatgtgcggttaaaattggcaacaagcaaacagacttcttatCTCAGGGACGTGGattgaaacagggctgcccaataagtccaacactatttaacatctacattaatgaattggaaaaaacattagaagaatcggcagcacctggtctcaccctctacaacactgaaatcaagtgtctactgtacgcagatgacctggagctgctgtatcccactaaggagggtctgctatacgcagatgacctggtgctactgtctcccactaaggagggtctgctgtacgcagatgacctggtgctactgtctcccactaaagaggggttATAGCAGCGTCTAGATCATatgcacaggttctgtcagacctgggctctgaccgttaatctaAAAAATAACTATGATATTATGATATTCCAAAAAAGATCTGGAAATCAGGATGACAAATATAAATCctatttggacacagttctattagaacacaccaaaaactacacGTATCTAGaactaaatatcagcaacacaggtagctttcacatggctgtgaatgagctgagagacaaagcaagaagagcatCCTATGCCATTGAAAGAAACATTAAAATcgaaattccaattagaatctggctcaaaatgttccaatcagttatagaaccaatttCTCTATATGGCAGCGAAGTATGGGGTCTGCTGTCTAATAATGAATTtactaaatgggacaaacatccaatcgaaATACTGCACGCTGAGTTTTGCAAGAAtgtattgcaagtgcaaagaaaacctccaaataacacatgtagagcagaattgggggggggggaaactcCTTGCTCAAATAGATAAAGAGCCATCAAATTGTACAACtattccatcacacagctctacaatgtcaagagatgaaacaagagaagagtcccctcaacCAGCtagttctgaggctcagttcaccaacccaaaccaaccccatagagcctcaggacagcactcagccagctggttctgaggctcagttcaccaacccaaaccaaccccatagagcctcaggacatcactcagccagctggttctgaggctcagttcaccaacccaaaccaaccccatagagcctcaggacagcactcagccagctggtactgaggctcagttcactaacccaaaccaaccccatagagcctcaggacagcactcagccagctggtactgaggctcagttcaccaacccaaaccaaccccatagagcctcaggacagcactcagccagctggtactgaggctcagttcaccaacccaaaccaaccccatagagcctcaggacagcactcagccagctggtactgaggctcagttcaccaacccaaaccaaccccatagagcctcaggacagcactcagccagctggttctgaggctcagttcaccaacccaaaccaaccccatagagcctcaggacagcactcagccagctggttctgaggctcagttcaccaacccaaaccaaccccatagagcctcaggacagcactcagccagctggttctgaggctcagttcaccaacccaaaccaaccccatagagcctcagaacAGCACTCAGAAcatctggcccaaccaaatcatcacaaaacaaaaagaaaaatatatcacctattggaaagacaccacaaaaaatctaagtaaacttcaatgctatttggctctaaacagacagtatatggtggcagactatctgaccactgtgactgatagaaaactgaggaaaacattgactaggtacagactcagtgagcacagtctggctatagagaccggtcgtcacagacaaacctggctgcccagagaggacatgctgtgctcactctgctccaggggagaggtagagacagagctgcatttcctattacactgtgacaaatactcagacccaagagaatatttctttcccaaaattagCATTCAGTACAAAGAATTTCAAACTGTAAAAGatgaaaaaaaaattgaatatttattgggtgaaaagccaaaatgtgcagttttggcagccaaatatgtgtcctcctgccacaacctgagggacagccagtgaaaagtgcaatgtAATGTCAATAATATTTCCCATTTAGTTTTGTTTTGGTTTTCATACCAtatcatgtgtcttctcagtcaggttgagactgatctactaccaggtcatgtggcTTCTCAGCCATGTTGAGACtgatctactaccaggtcatgtggcTTCTCAGCCATGTTGAGACtgatctactaccaggtcatgtggcTTCTCAGCCATGTTGAGACtgatctactaccaggtcatgtggcttctcagtcatgttgagactggtctactaccaggtcatgtgtcttctcagtcatgttgacactggtctactaccaggtcatgtgtcttctcagtcatgttgacactggtctactaccaggtcatgtgtcttctcagtcatgttgacactggtctactaccaggtcatgtgtcttctcagtcatgttgacactggtctactaccaggtcatgtgtcttctcagtcatgttgagactggtctactaccaggtcatgtgtcttctcagtcatgttgagactggtctactaccaggtcatgtgtcttctcagtcatgttgacactggtctactaccaggtcatgtgtcttctcagtcatgttgacactggtctactaccaggtcatgtgtcttctcagtcatgttgacactggtctactaccaggtcatgtgtcttctcagtcatgttgacactggtctactaccaggtcatgtgtcttctcagtcatgttgacactggtctactaccaggtcatgtgtcttctcagtcatgttgacactggtctactaccaggtcatgtgttttctcagtcatgttgacactggtctactaccaggtcatgtgtcttctcagtcatgttgacactggtctactaccaggtcatgtgtcttctcagtcatgttgacactggtctactaccaggtcatgtgtcttctcagtcatgttgacactggtctactaccaggtcatgtgtcttctcagtcatgttgacactggtctactaccaggtcatgtgtttTCAGTcagttgacactggtctactaccaggtcatgtgtcttctcagtcatgttgacactggtctactaccattgtgttttctcagtcatgttgagactggtctactactcatgtgtcttctcagttgttgatggtctactaccaggtcatgtccCACAAttttctcagtcatgttgacactggtctactaccaggtcatgtgtttTCTCAatagactggtctactaccaggtcatgtgtcttctcagtcatgttgacactggtctactaccaggtcatgtgtcttctcagtcatgttgagactggtctattaccaggtcatgtgtcttctcagtcatgttgacagtggtctactaccaggtcaggtgtcttctcagtcatgttgaaactggtctactaccatgtcatgtgtcttctcagtcatgttgagactggtctactaccaggtcatgtgtcttctcagtcatgttgagactggtctactaccaggtcatgtgtcttctcagtcatgttgacactgatctactaccaggtcatgtgtcttctcagtcatgttgacactggtctactaccattgctTTTATGTATTGttattctcattaatattgttgttgtagttgttgttaatggtaatcccatttccactactactattattatttctGTTGGTCCCACAATTTTTGctatatgtatactttgacaatgtaagtcattaatcttgccatgtcaataaagtctattgaattagagagagagagagagagagagagagagagagataaccagtAAAGATAGTAAGATACAAAGTTATTTATGTATTTCTAGATCCCTTTGTCTCCCATTGACATAGAGGTTAATAAATAAGATATTAATAGATTGTGGTTTTCAATCATTAAAACCCCACTGGAGAGAATATCTGGACGAGTGTAGTCATATTTGTCCTGTTCCTCATAATCAGCCATTTTATATGGATGGTTTAATATGAGattatcagacctgggttcacatACTATTTAGGCtatttcaattactttcaaaGACATTTGGAAgtaagtatttattttttatttggaaaaacaagtagttgaatattggaatatatttggaaatacacttggaaagtatttCAAAATATTCAAATATACAGAAAATTAGTATTTAAATAACAAATACTCAAATAAACATGTATTTGAAACCAGGTCTGGATttcatacagtaggcctatacacAGCAAACCAGAGCTATTCCCCTGGCAGACAGAACCAGAACTGATATGAGGGGTGGTGCATTGCACGCACAACATACTACTGTAACCATACCAACCAATAGCTGCTTTGGAAAAGTTGGGTGTATGTTTGGTGGGGACACATTGACATAGATATGTTCACTTTGCTTCCTATCTAAACAACATTCTCTTCATATCGGACCacctgtattattattattacttattttGATCGTAGCTTTTCCTCGAGGCGTTAAATGTGTCTGTATCACAAGACTGTTAGAAACACTACATAATTGTAATTTGCACACAGAGAATTCCTTCAGCCTTTTCCTCGTAGTCGTCAGCTGAGTACAAGCACATGTCTAGGAACTGTGACGACAATATGGTAATACACAGCTGCTGATATTATGCAGGCCTATTCATTATCTTGGTGTTCATCTCATTGGACACAGTGGGGATTATATGCTTACAGCTGGCCCCAAGATAACATCAACCGCTAGCATCCACACCAACCAGATATCAATGCTGTACACAGGTTTCAACGTTCACACTTCAGAGATCATAAATGTCCTGAATTCTTCCAGCTTTAAGAAGAAAATACAACTATACAAATGTTTACAATGTGACCAGTAAGAAAACCACTAGGTTCATTATTCTAAAAAGATAAAACATGTTTCTCCAGATGATGTAACACAGCAAAGGTCGAAGGTGACAACAGTCGAGTTCTGAAGGGAAATTGAGTCTTGAAGGTCCTCATGTCTGCAAGATGACTACATGGTCCTTTGAGAATTGACAGTGGTGAAAGTTGTTCCCCTTTCCTTGTCCTCTGTTGTCCCTCActcccagagagagggagagagtgacgaTCTATTTGTCTAGCAGCAGGCTCGCCCTTAGTTTGTCCGGAGTTGATAATCTGCCAAGAAGTGAAGACGTAACAGCAATACATTAACACTCTTCTAACCATCATCACATTACCCCTGTACTGTGGTGTCACATTAACACTCTTCTAACCATCATCACATTACCCTGTACTGTGGTGTCACATTAACACTCTTCTAACCATCATCATATTACCCCTGTACTGTGGTGTCACATTAACACTCTTCTAACCATCATCACATTACCCTGTACTGTGGTGTCACATTAACACTCTTCTAACCATCATCATATTACCCCTGTACTGTGGTGTCACATTAACACTCTTCTAACCATCATCATATTACCCCTGTACTGTGGTGTCACATTAACACTCTTCTAACCATCATCACATTACCCTGTACTGTGGTGTCACATTAACACTCTTCTAACCATCAACCATCATCACTCTTCtaaccattatattaccctgtactGTGGTGTCACATTAACACTCTTCTAACCATCATCACATTACCCTGTACTGTGGTGTCACATTAACACTCTTCTAACCATCATCACATTACCCTGTACTGTGGTGTCACATTAACACTCTTCTAACCATCATCATATTACCCCTGTACTGTGGTGTCACATTAACACTCTTCTAACCATCATCACATTACCCTGTACTGTGGTGTCACATTAACACTCTTCTAACCATCATCATATTACCCCTGTACTGTGGTGCGTCACATTAACATTCAAATTAGCATTGGGGCTCTGGGTGACTGAGATACACATTAGGGTCAGGGTAGTAGTTATTATGGCCTTACAATAACTACTTACAACTCCCTTATCAATAAGtcaacactgctctctctctcactctctatttctctacctctttctcttccgttcactctctcgttctctccctccatccccctctcaccctATCTCTGCTGATCACAATGAAAAGGTGATAGCCACCTTGGCATGCAGAGCAGTGTCACAGAGAACCTAATGGAAGTAAGGCATCATTCAAATCCCTCTTGCCCCAGCTTCAGGAGAGAGGTAATAGCTGGGTTCACTGCCGGGccgaatggtgtgtgtgtctcacctccaCTCTGTGTTATATAGCGCACCCATGGTAAGGCCTCATAGCCACTTTTCTCAATGATCTTCAGATAGCGTACCTGAGGAGGAGCAAAGAACAGTttcagcacatacacacaccagggACGACGTTATGGGCAGGCCTTAGGGGCCCTGGCCCGCCCTACCGTACCTCCTTGCCtgtccaaataaaatattgatcatttatttgaACGAGACCCACACCAACAGAAAGTTCTCTCTCTGAATTTTTCTTTAGTTAATTTAATCtaattgtcataaggttccatgactttgtccacacagggcatctggacacacaaaatacatttggttgattttcattacattttgggtgttttatttaacttttgtacacttgtggtgttcccggtcaaaaatTACCAGTCATTAGAAATTAATAGGTGAGAcaacaattagtgtataaaattgagttca is drawn from Oncorhynchus tshawytscha isolate Ot180627B linkage group LG05, Otsh_v2.0, whole genome shotgun sequence and contains these coding sequences:
- the LOC112251374 gene encoding transmembrane protein 125, yielding MPELEDFPPSRGGQPAGPDPAQIQRSVLDEQVELWWFRDPAKSLLCYCVAVLLILGCGLGGVLLLSTTTSFSSDWRMGAGMALCLLALAVLLKQLLSSAVQDMNCVRSRRRIDILKSGGLSDLLVVLITGLCLVVCGAVLLKLALEHHMPQPGVALNDMYISGVVLLAGGGAAVVGVGVYTGVVMLLERTRPGQRFRDRAVGLFTISGRHMDQGRRETTSSLANLI